A genomic segment from Candidatus Leptovillus gracilis encodes:
- a CDS encoding sigma-70 family RNA polymerase sigma factor, producing MTRLANIEKAGYFPLPPTVTSLIASHITAPHGGRLLDPCAGEGAALVTLAEAWAWKPYGVELHEDRAKIAQGRIADFGFRIADGGQIPQSAIRNPSTGSGQVPKFLLHDSYLSLKSPRSGYNLLYLNPPYLRDDEEQRMDGSNGRAEYQFLWRTRPYLQPGGLLVYVVPRHILRSRKLADYLTAYFQHVQVYRFPDGEYERFRQIVLFGVHRQRPIAPEMADALAEARQVGMTMLPPCGVVIMGLLSKLEIGLGTEAAPRCGQVYRERHDQLPKASSYSCELAVYIHIEWTNEVETIQMGEMILNKKLEAELIQRSQNDIRAFTDLYEHYFPRVYKYVYYRVGERTVTEDIVSTIFLKVVERISSYREKHGEFSPWLFRIAHNVVVDYYRDKARSEGPLEEIPLEATNTRFTEQQVLEQLSSEELLAKIACLADREREIIGLKFGAGLGNGEIADLLKLSDNHVAVILYRAMKKLRQETPEEGD from the coding sequence ATGACCCGACTCGCCAATATCGAAAAAGCGGGGTACTTCCCCCTGCCCCCGACTGTTACGTCCCTCATCGCCAGCCACATCACCGCCCCGCACGGTGGCCGTCTGCTGGACCCGTGCGCCGGTGAAGGCGCAGCGCTGGTCACCCTGGCCGAGGCCTGGGCCTGGAAACCTTACGGCGTCGAGCTGCACGAAGACCGGGCGAAAATAGCCCAGGGAAGAATTGCGGATTTCGGATTTCGGATTGCGGATGGGGGACAGATTCCGCAATCCGCAATCCGAAATCCTTCGACAGGCTCAGGACAGGTTCCGAAATTCCTTCTCCACGACAGTTACCTGAGCCTGAAAAGCCCCCGCAGCGGCTACAACCTGCTCTATCTCAACCCGCCCTATCTGCGGGATGATGAGGAACAGAGGATGGACGGGTCCAACGGCCGTGCCGAATACCAGTTCCTCTGGCGTACACGGCCGTACTTGCAGCCGGGCGGTCTGCTGGTTTACGTCGTGCCGCGCCACATCCTGCGCAGCCGCAAGCTGGCCGACTACCTGACCGCCTACTTCCAACACGTGCAGGTCTACCGCTTCCCCGACGGCGAGTATGAGCGCTTCCGCCAGATTGTCCTCTTTGGCGTCCACCGCCAGCGCCCCATCGCGCCGGAGATGGCCGATGCTCTGGCCGAAGCGCGGCAGGTGGGGATGACGATGCTGCCGCCCTGCGGGGTTGTAATTATGGGCTTATTATCCAAGTTGGAGATTGGGTTGGGTACTGAAGCGGCTCCTAGGTGTGGACAAGTTTACCGCGAACGCCATGACCAATTACCCAAAGCCTCGTCATATTCCTGCGAGTTAGCCGTATATATTCATATAGAATGGACAAATGAAGTGGAAACGATTCAGATGGGCGAGATGATCTTGAATAAAAAGCTAGAAGCAGAATTAATCCAACGTTCGCAAAATGATATACGGGCTTTTACTGACTTATATGAACATTATTTTCCCCGCGTTTACAAATATGTTTACTATCGAGTAGGGGAGCGTACAGTAACTGAAGATATCGTGTCAACTATCTTTTTGAAAGTGGTAGAGCGGATCAGCAGCTATCGAGAAAAACACGGCGAATTTAGCCCCTGGCTCTTTCGCATTGCCCATAACGTCGTCGTAGACTACTACCGGGATAAGGCACGGTCAGAAGGGCCATTAGAAGAGATCCCCCTGGAAGCAACAAATACGCGGTTCACTGAGCAACAAGTACTTGAACAACTGAGCAGTGAAGAATTATTGGCGAAAATCGCTTGCCTTGCAGATCGCGAAAGGGAAATCATTGGTTTGAAATTCGGTGCAGGGCTGGGCAATGGCGAGATTGCGGATCTTCTAAAGCTATCAGATAACCATGTAGCTGTTATTCTTTATCGAGCCATGAAAAAGCTGAGGCAAGAAACACCAGAGGAAGGTGACTGA
- a CDS encoding DUF1801 domain-containing protein, producing MAQFGSFDELLHSVDPTLAQIAYRLREIIITLHPQTIEVIRLGDNAASYGLGPKKMSEAYCYIMPQKQWVNLGFYHGVALPDPQGVLEGSGKRLRHVKVHSLAAIEQPAVSALVAAALAERRAAHGPTTR from the coding sequence ATGGCTCAATTTGGTTCCTTTGACGAACTGCTACATTCCGTAGACCCAACGCTGGCGCAGATAGCTTATCGCCTGCGCGAGATAATCATCACGTTACACCCCCAGACGATTGAAGTAATCCGTCTGGGCGATAACGCGGCTTCCTATGGCCTCGGCCCGAAGAAAATGAGCGAAGCATATTGCTACATCATGCCACAAAAGCAATGGGTGAATCTTGGCTTTTATCACGGCGTCGCCCTGCCAGACCCCCAGGGGGTGCTGGAAGGGAGTGGTAAGCGGCTGCGTCATGTCAAAGTCCACTCTCTGGCAGCGATAGAACAACCGGCTGTGTCGGCTCTGGTGGCCGCCGCGCTGGCCGAGCGCCGCGCCGCGCACGGCCCCACCACTCGATAA
- a CDS encoding aminoglycoside phosphotransferase family protein produces the protein MKSFTKTEFDAATIHDLVRAQFGTAVTPQAIIPLKDGWFNTAYALELGSALPDVVLRIAPHPQQPVLTYERDLMRREIAVMQFVQAQADVPIAPLLAYDFSRQVLDQDYMFVARLAGRPLDQAKSDIPPAELAGIYQELGHYVARLHTVTGSHFGYDCAALSASTWRGAFERMTTALLDDGEALAVTLPVDGTAVRTTLAHLLPLLDEVKTPRLVHWDLWEGNIFVQQTNGRWAITGLIDWERALWGDPDIDQVMFRPADDPFWQGYGRSPRTDPDSQTRHTLYRLYLWLIMLIEDKVRFGGADHIPWVIEQFNRDWAQLQGTQI, from the coding sequence GTGAAAAGCTTTACCAAAACCGAGTTCGATGCCGCCACCATTCATGACCTGGTGCGGGCGCAATTTGGCACGGCCGTTACCCCCCAGGCCATCATCCCACTCAAAGATGGTTGGTTCAACACCGCCTACGCCCTCGAACTAGGCAGCGCCCTGCCCGACGTGGTGCTGCGCATTGCCCCCCATCCCCAACAACCCGTCCTCACCTATGAGCGCGATCTGATGCGGCGCGAAATTGCCGTGATGCAGTTTGTTCAGGCTCAGGCCGACGTCCCCATTGCGCCCTTGCTGGCCTACGATTTCAGCCGGCAGGTGCTAGACCAGGATTATATGTTTGTGGCCCGGCTGGCCGGACGGCCGTTAGACCAGGCCAAAAGCGACATTCCACCGGCTGAACTGGCCGGCATCTATCAGGAGTTGGGGCATTACGTGGCGCGGCTGCACACCGTCACCGGCTCCCATTTTGGCTATGATTGCGCCGCGCTCTCGGCTTCTACCTGGCGGGGCGCGTTTGAGCGCATGACAACGGCGCTGTTGGACGATGGCGAGGCGCTGGCGGTGACGCTGCCGGTGGACGGGACGGCCGTGCGCACGACCCTGGCCCATCTGTTGCCCCTGCTGGATGAGGTGAAGACGCCCCGGCTGGTGCATTGGGATTTGTGGGAAGGCAATATATTTGTCCAGCAGACAAACGGCCGTTGGGCCATTACCGGCCTCATAGACTGGGAACGCGCCCTTTGGGGTGACCCCGACATTGATCAGGTAATGTTCCGCCCGGCGGATGATCCCTTCTGGCAGGGTTACGGCCGTTCACCCCGCACAGACCCGGACAGCCAGACCCGCCACACCCTCTACCGCCTCTACCTCTGGCTCATCATGCTCATCGAGGACAAGGTGCGCTTTGGCGGCGCTGATCACATCCCCTGGGTAATCGAGCAGTTCAACCGCGACTGGGCGCAGCTTCAGGGAACACAAATTTAA
- a CDS encoding DUF4367 domain-containing protein produces the protein MNDFEQKAIEFSEEVDALLAGKHLDGSEDLSHDDALVLLANRLHTLEFPNSEPLKLQLHRQLWQQLEARQEPHTRRWSLAQLLIPGRRLTVRAGIAIIVLLGLLLILPTGRSALASVQEFLRQLRWENTTASQVVQESQPENLDELKAQFERELAEGRAWSYSFEGHNLGGCCADGVRNEIVSLEQAFTEAGYSMMLPGYVPNGYSMTEIRLMGLPPYAIFVIYEGPTGRIGLYQSKGGYTAQDVNEYTAEVDAQASAVDTEGSMEEVLVGDMTVALIDGTSVVWEVNGISLHLIGSGIDTETLLQIAESLKPSN, from the coding sequence ATGAATGATTTTGAACAAAAAGCAATAGAGTTTTCAGAAGAAGTAGATGCTTTGCTTGCGGGCAAGCACCTGGACGGGAGCGAGGACCTAAGTCATGACGATGCTCTAGTACTCTTGGCTAATCGTTTACACACGCTTGAGTTCCCTAACAGCGAACCGTTGAAACTTCAACTTCACCGTCAGTTGTGGCAGCAGCTAGAGGCAAGACAAGAACCTCATACTCGACGGTGGTCGCTGGCACAGCTATTGATACCAGGTCGTCGGTTGACGGTACGGGCAGGAATAGCAATCATTGTGCTGTTGGGTTTGCTACTTATCCTGCCAACGGGTCGTTCCGCATTAGCGTCTGTGCAAGAATTCCTTCGCCAGCTACGATGGGAGAACACTACTGCCAGTCAAGTGGTGCAAGAGAGCCAGCCGGAAAACCTCGATGAGTTGAAAGCGCAATTCGAGCGCGAGTTAGCCGAGGGGAGAGCATGGTCTTATAGCTTTGAGGGTCACAATCTTGGTGGTTGCTGCGCTGACGGCGTACGAAATGAAATCGTTTCACTAGAACAAGCCTTTACAGAAGCCGGTTACTCCATGATGCTGCCAGGTTACGTGCCGAACGGCTATTCAATGACTGAGATCAGGCTTATGGGACTTCCACCCTATGCAATTTTCGTCATTTACGAAGGGCCGACTGGCCGTATTGGACTCTACCAATCAAAGGGAGGGTATACTGCTCAAGACGTAAACGAATATACCGCCGAGGTTGACGCCCAAGCATCTGCAGTTGATACGGAAGGATCAATGGAAGAAGTGTTAGTTGGAGACATGACGGTTGCTTTGATAGATGGAACCTCAGTCGTGTGGGAAGTAAACGGTATTAGCCTTCATTTAATTGGATCGGGGATTGATACGGAGACGCTTTTACAGATCGCAGAGTCATTGAAACCTTCAAATTAA